In Candidatus Devosia phytovorans, the DNA window ATATGGGCGCAGCTGGATTGCAGGTCTGGGAAGACGCGGAGCGCGCCGGACAGTCCATCATCACCATCGTGGTGCCCAATCTCGAGCATGAAAAGATCAGGCTTGCAGCAGCAGGCCTGATCTTGATCAACGAAGCCCGCGGCGAATTCGGCGCGGTAGGCCAATTGTTCGATGATGAGGGCAACCAGATCAATCTGAGTGAGCCGCCGAAAGGTTTCGTCAACCGCTAGCCGGACCCTTGATTACCATTGGGTGCGAACGGCAGCTATCGGAGGCTAATAATTCACAATCGGATGCTCGGAAGTGGGGTCGTCACCACACTGACGGTTCTAGGCGCCAGGATACCGACAGCGTCCGGGTGGCGAACAGACGGTCCGCTTCTAATCAAAAACAACAAAAGGCATAGGTAATCGGGCTCGCTCTGAGCATGAGACGAGCTTCTTGATGTGCCTTTGTCAATCGAACGGAAAAGGGACGGATATCGATATCCCGGCGGCTCTGATCAGGACCGCCATGACGGAAATGACCAACGCCCGGGCGCTCTACAAATCGATCGAAGAGACGGGCCTTGAACTTTATGGCCCATTCCTTCAAGGATGCAGCGGCAGTTGGAAGCGAGACTCTCGTTTCCCTCCTTATCGGCGTGACCGTTAATCGACACACTCTCGGTTCTGGTCCACTGGCTGAAATGGACTCGGAGACCTTCCAGGGCGTTTTGGCTCGACGCCACCACAATCTTCTTGAAATCTAGCCAGGCGGTTAACTTGCCCGTCGCGAGCCACTGCTAGGTCGCACGGGGCACTTTGCCAGTCGCGTCGCGTCCTGCAAGATAGCCCGATAAAAACGGCGCCGTGATAGACTTTACGTCATCCAACAACGCCGCGACCTCGCCGGCGAAGGTGATCTTGCCGCCACGCCGGCCGGCGCCAGGTCCCATCTCGATGATCCAATCGGCCTTGGCCATGACCTCCAGATTGTGCTCCACCACGACGACGGTTTTTCCGCGATCCAACAGCCGCTGAATCAGCTCGATCAACCTGTCGACGTCGGTCATGTGCAGGCCCGATGTCGGCTCATCGAGAAGATAGACTTCGCTGTCGCGGCCAAGTTCATCCGCCAAACGGAGCCGCTGGCGCTCGCCCCCCGACAGCGAGCTCAGGCTTTGGCCAATCGGCATATAGGACAGCCCGACATCTTTCATGCGCTCCAAGGGCGCGCAGATGTTCTGGAAGGTAGAGAAGAAAGCGCGCGCCTCTTGAGCTGTCATCAAGGCGATGTCGGCGATCGTCTTTCCCTTGATGCGGACAGCGAGAGCCTCGGCGGAAAAGCCGCTGCCGTTGCAGCTTCCGCAAAGGCGCTCTTCACTGTCCATGAACGCCAGATCCGTGCGGATCACACCCGCACCTTTGCAGGCGGGACAAGCGCCCGAAGCGTTGGTGCTGAACAGGCTGCCTCGCTTCCCGCTCTCTTTTGCGAAATGCGAACGAATGGGTTCGTGAACGCCAAGGTAAGTCGCCGGTGTGGACCGTCGTGATCCTCCCAAGGCGCTTTGATCTATGCGCACGACTCCTGGATTTTGTTGGGCCATGAGTTTGGTCAGGGTAGATTTACCGGATCCAGCTACCCCCACAACGACCGTGAGCATCCCAAGCGGTATCGTCACGTCGATGTTCTTGACGTTGTTCTGCGTGCCTCCGGCGACGCCGATATATCCGCTCGCCACTTTCTTTCTATTCTGCAAGGTGCGCGGCGCCAGGAACGCGCGAGCGGTCGGCGAGGTCGAACCGCGGAACGCGTCGAGCGATCCGTCAAACACGACATTGCCGCCATTGCGACCCGCCCCGGGTCCGATATCAATGATGTGATCCGCGACCGCGATGACGTCCGGATCGTGCTCGACGACCAAAACCGAATTGCCATTGTCTCTCAGCTGCTGAAGCAGCTCGGTCACCTGATGGACATCGCGCGGATGCAGTCCAGTGCTTGGTTCGTCGAAGATATAGGCAATATCAGAAAGGCTGCTGCCAAGGTGGCGAACCATCTTTATGCGCTGGGACTCGCCACCGGACAAAGTTGGAGTTTCGCGATCGAGGCTGAGATACTCCAATCCAAGACCGACCATTGCATGCAGCCTATCCGTTAGACCATCGACAACCGCCTTCGTGTCCCGATCGTCGATCTTGACCAGGAACTCGATCAGGCGGTCGATCTCCATGCCAGAGCAGTCGGCAATGCTCTTGCCTTTGATCCTGGACGCCAACACCTCGGGCTTGAGCCTCCCGCCACCGCAGGCTGGACATGGACCACGCGTCAAGACACGCCCAAGCGCTTCCCTTTCGGTATCGTTGGCGGCTTCTTTTTCGCGGTTGATGTAAGTGCGCCGAAATCGAAAAAGAACAGACTCGTATTGGGAGCTGTCATACCACCCCGGCAGGGGATCGGTGACCTTTGCTCCAGTGTCGTCCACGAGCCTCGCCCATTCCGCCTTGGTGTAGTTGGTGAGGGGCTTGTCATTGTCGAAGAAGCCAGTGAGCGCGTAGCGCTTCCAGCGATATGAGCCAACATGCCACCCCGGGAACCTGAATGGCCCTTCATTCATGGTTTTGGATTTGTCCAACAGGGCATCGAGGTCAATGTCGTCTACTTTTCCGAGCCCCTCGCATTCCGGACACATGCCCTCGACGTTGTTGAACGAGAAGGCGCTTGCCTCACCGACGAACGGCTTTCCCAAACGGGAAAACAAGAGCCGAAGGAGCGCGCTGATATCTGTCGCGGTCCCCACTGTCGAACGCGCATTTCCGCCAAGGCGCTTTTGGTCGACCAAAATGGAAACCGGCAGGTTCTCCAGTCGGTCGGCGTCAGGTGTCCCATAGTGCGGCAGTCGATGGCGAATGAATGTGCTGTAGGTTTCGTTGAGCTGGCGCTGCGACTCCGCGGCGATCGTGTCGAAGACCAGCGAGGACTTTCCTGAACCCGAGACCCCCGTAAACACCACGATCTCATGCTTGGGTATGGACAGCGTTACGTCCCGCAGGTTGTTGGTTCGCGCTCTGACGATGTTCATGGGCGCGCCGCCTCGCTTTCGTCGTCCCATGCTTACCGCCATCCATCGTAAGTATCGTAAGTATCGAAACTGAGAATAGGAAACTCGGTTCCAAGATTGTTCGGGTCGTTCGGCATGTTGGCGTCAAACGGGCGCTGAAATTCCGACAGATATGGTCGAGAACGCGAAGGTAGAATGAGGGACCGAACGCTGCTCGACTTGGCCATCGATAGCAAACTTCGCGGCTGTGACTTGGTGAAATCAAGATCGGCACGGTAGTGGCAGGGCCGACCATCCGCTCCAGATCGATGGTGATTCAGCAGAAGACCGGAAAGCCTGTCCAGTTCGAAACAACCGGTGACAAACAGGAGCTGGCGCGGTCCAGGTCGATTGGCGAGCGTGCCTACCGTGAGGACAAGCGCCGCACTCATGAGATCGCTGACAGGGAGCGCCCAAATTTCTGGAATGCGGACTGTCGGCTTCCAAATCCAGATGGCAGAAAGCAGATAGGATCTGCTTCTTTTCCTGCCCCGATTGGCGATGTCGTGCTAGGCGTTCTTGAACACGGCCGCCGTTGCTAATCCCAAGAACCGAGGTGCCTCCGGTAGAATGGCACCAGCTTGTCTATGGCCTGGCTGACATATTCGGGCTTGTAATACATGTCGTAGTGGCCGGCGCCCTCGACCACGAAGAAATCCTTGGCAGTGGCAGGCGACAGATTGAACAGGCGTTCGCCCCCTTCATATTGCTTGCTGGGGCCCCGGCGGCCACCAACGATGACCTGAAGCGGCTGGGTCAACAGCTCGGGGACAAGGTGAAAGGCGTCAAAGCCCAATATGCTGCCAAAGCTGGTGAACAGCAGGCGGTTGGTGGAGCGCGGGTGGCGATATGTGGTCTCGCGATAGAACGTGACGGCCTCAAGCATGTCAGGCTCGGCAATGCCCTGTTCCCTGGCCTGCTTCAGGCTATCCGGAATCCATGGGTCGCGGCGCGGTTCGCCTCCACGGGCCTGCGCCGTGCGCGCCTTGCCAATCGCATCGATCGTCTTGAGGAGATCGTCCTTGCTGGGCTGGAACTGGCGGAAGGCGGTGCCGATGTCAATTGCCACCACGGTGCCGATCGCCTTGAGGCGGTGTTCCGTCAGTGCTGCGTGGATGCCGTAGCCGCCACCGGCACAAATGCCAAGCAGCCCGACGCGGTTCTCGTCGACAAAGCGCAAGGTCATCAGGAAATCGACGGCCGCGCGGATG includes these proteins:
- a CDS encoding VOC family protein codes for the protein MTITVQGIYAATVTKDFDAAVAWYERLMGRPADDKPIPGMAQWRNMGAAGLQVWEDAERAGQSIITIVVPNLEHEKIRLAAAGLILINEARGEFGAVGQLFDDEGNQINLSEPPKGFVNR
- a CDS encoding excinuclease ABC subunit UvrA produces the protein MNIVRARTNNLRDVTLSIPKHEIVVFTGVSGSGKSSLVFDTIAAESQRQLNETYSTFIRHRLPHYGTPDADRLENLPVSILVDQKRLGGNARSTVGTATDISALLRLLFSRLGKPFVGEASAFSFNNVEGMCPECEGLGKVDDIDLDALLDKSKTMNEGPFRFPGWHVGSYRWKRYALTGFFDNDKPLTNYTKAEWARLVDDTGAKVTDPLPGWYDSSQYESVLFRFRRTYINREKEAANDTEREALGRVLTRGPCPACGGGRLKPEVLASRIKGKSIADCSGMEIDRLIEFLVKIDDRDTKAVVDGLTDRLHAMVGLGLEYLSLDRETPTLSGGESQRIKMVRHLGSSLSDIAYIFDEPSTGLHPRDVHQVTELLQQLRDNGNSVLVVEHDPDVIAVADHIIDIGPGAGRNGGNVVFDGSLDAFRGSTSPTARAFLAPRTLQNRKKVASGYIGVAGGTQNNVKNIDVTIPLGMLTVVVGVAGSGKSTLTKLMAQQNPGVVRIDQSALGGSRRSTPATYLGVHEPIRSHFAKESGKRGSLFSTNASGACPACKGAGVIRTDLAFMDSEERLCGSCNGSGFSAEALAVRIKGKTIADIALMTAQEARAFFSTFQNICAPLERMKDVGLSYMPIGQSLSSLSGGERQRLRLADELGRDSEVYLLDEPTSGLHMTDVDRLIELIQRLLDRGKTVVVVEHNLEVMAKADWIIEMGPGAGRRGGKITFAGEVAALLDDVKSITAPFLSGYLAGRDATGKVPRAT
- a CDS encoding alpha/beta hydrolase, translated to MKQVWFKNRNIDIAGHLHLPPDFDENRTYAALVLATPGSSVKEQIGGIYASRMAEQGFIALTFDPSYQGESSGEPRDLEDPATRAEDIRAAVDFLMTLRFVDENRVGLLGICAGGGYGIHAALTEHRLKAIGTVVAIDIGTAFRQFQPSKDDLLKTIDAIGKARTAQARGGEPRRDPWIPDSLKQAREQGIAEPDMLEAVTFYRETTYRHPRSTNRLLFTSFGSILGFDAFHLVPELLTQPLQVIVGGRRGPSKQYEGGERLFNLSPATAKDFFVVEGAGHYDMYYKPEYVSQAIDKLVPFYRRHLGSWD